The genomic region AGCCGGAGGTGGAACGACGGTACGATTTCAAGCAAATCATCGCCAGCCCATTTTTTCGGTCCGTCGATTGGAGCGAAGTGAAGCGACGCGGCCAGATCTCGACAAAATGAATATGGTGCATATTCTAGCAGaatgcgtgtttgtgtgtaattCCCTGGTTGAATGTTTAGGAAGGAATACAAGATAGAACAATAAACAGAACAATTGTGTACTCTCCAAACGGTTCTCTGTTGGTCTTTCCGATCCGTCTGCTTAATGTATTTTCATACTTCAATCTTAGTCCTCCCTCTTTCCCATCGTACGAGGAATAAAAGGAAATAAACGCAAAGCTGACGCACCAGCCTTTCTCTTAACGACACTGCTCCTCTTCACGCGCTCCGAATGTTTGCACAGCAGCACTCACTCACGCCTCGGCCACCACCTCCGCGGGGACTTCGTTGAGCTCGGCAACCTTGAACTTGGGTTCGCTGCGCGGCATCGAGTACATGATCTCCTCCTTCGGCTCCACCACGGACACGTTGTCGGGCAGGGGCTTCTTCGGTCCAATCTTGCCATTCGGATCCCACGGAAGCATGATCTTCACCTTGATACCGAGCACTCCCTGGCGCAGCAGGACGTGACGGGTGGCCGAGTCGACGTAGTCGTTCACCGGGTCTCCGGAATGGATCATAAGACCGTCGACGAACTTCATCGACTTGGCACGCTGACCGCGCAGCTTGCCCGACACGACGACCTCGCAACCCTTGGCACCGGACTCCATGATGAATCGCAGCACACCGTAGCAGGCACGGCGCACAGCCAGACCACCGATCAGTTTGTAGCGCAGCGATTCAGCCTGGGCGATGGCGCACAGACCACGGGTGGCCACCTTCTCGGCGTACAGCTCAACGGTACCGGGAGCGAATTcgaaactgtaaaaaaaaacaatcaattcaTCAGTCGTACGTTCCACGGTCGCAGGAAGGAATCGTTAACTTACCGCTTCTGGACGACAGCCGTCAGCTCACGGATGCGACGACCCTTCTCACCCAGCACGTTTTGGGTGCGGGTGGCCATGATGATGATTTCCGTGCGGGTTGGGGTAACACGGACCTCCACACCGGAGTATCCATCCTCAGCCAGCTCACGAGTCAGGAACTCGTTCAGTTCAGCACGGAACATGCCATTGGCAACGAACTGTTTGCATAAAACGAGAAAGAGAGCAGAAGAAAACCTTCATTAGATCTGGTGGTGTGTTTAATCCATTCCAACCCGCAATTCGGTTTGAATGGTGGATGGTGGTTGGCGCCGTCAGTCGGCTTCCTGCTGGTCGGAATTCGATGGCACTGGCAGCGAGAGAGAGGTTATGGCTGatcaaaacacaacacaactaTTTCAGGGAACGGAAGTAGCACTTCACTgttcaaacacatttcgatGACGATAGTTGCAATGGCACAATGGGACGAAtaacgttttttaaacattaaagACCTTCCCGTCCCTATCCCGATCGACCATCGTCGATGAACTTCACAAGCTTCACGACACGACACAGCGAGACCATGCCCAATGTTGCTACTTTTATGCTCAGATTTCCGAGCGGGAAAAACACCGATCAACCAAATTTCCACATCTCTCACTGCACCAACGCTTTCCCAATCGActgaaagtgacttcaaaCGATAAAATTCTCAATTACCCGGCGTTTCTTCGACACGGAGTTGTACATTTTGTCCGAACCACAACTTGTGTAAAACGTGGTACCAGCAGAAAAGAAAGATGTCAGATCGGAGCAGTAGCGTATGCCGGACGATAGGGCAAAGGGGGTGAAGAGGGAAGAAAAGACGTCGGAGGGGGGAAACAATGGTGGATAGTTGTCACGAAAGTGATTGACATACGAAAAACGCACAGATGAAACGCACTGTGTCAAAATTGAGACTGCGTTTTATATTCTAGTCGAATGATTCAATTGATGAAAAGGCAttaaattttttgttaaatttattcTCTAAATTAAATAAGGGAGATTTTACGCCATATTCGTTTGAATTATGCCCTTCCGAAGCAGAAAGATTAGCAAATATTTTCGTTAAGTTGTGAAAATACACCCCTCGATACGTCATTCCGGTCGGATATGCGTTTCTATGCCTGTCATTTTGACATCGTTTGCGTAGCAGCGCCGACACTAGCGCCCCCAGCGGTGTCGGTGGTCGGTTGTCAAAACACTAACCTCAAAGGTTCTTTTCGCGGAGTGCGTTTCTCTTATTTACACGTGTTTCAGCATGGCCCCTACGGAAACGAAGGCCGCTGCCCCGGCCAAGACGGCCAAGGCGCCCAAGACGGCCAAAAAGCCCAAGAAGGGCCGTAAGTTCACGAACAGCCTGCTGGCTGATGGAGTGCGTCGTTATTCGAAGGGTAAACTCGCCCAGCGCACCAAATTGTACCAGCTGAAGAATGTGAAGACGAAGCCGATGAAGAAGAGTGAGAAGCCGCCGAAGACTCGCAAGCGAGCCGTCTACATTGTGAAGATCGCTAAGGACGGTAAGGAGCACAAGGTGCTGGTACGCAAGAACAAGGCGAACCTGCCGACGAAGCGCGTCGCTAGGAAACGCCCCTCCAAGCAGTTGTTCCGCAACCACAAGCGCTACACCCGCGATTCGCTCGTGCGGGGCAGGGTACTGATCCTGGTGGCCGGACGTCATAAGGGCAAGCGAGTGGTGCTGCTGAAGGTCCTCAAGACCGGTCTGTTGTTGGTGACCGGACCGTTCGAGCTGAACGGTTGCCCAATGCGTCGCATTAACCAGAACTACGTCATCGCCACCAAGACCCGACTGAACCTGAAGAAGCTGCGCATGCCGAAGCACATCAACGATCGCTACTTCAGACGTGTGCTGCCGAAGAAGGAACCGCGCGGAGAGCGCGATATCTTCGCCAAGAAGGAGTTCAAGTACGTGGCGTCGGAGCAGCGCAAGGAAGATCAGAAGGCCGTCGATAAGGTGGTCCTGAATGCCGTCAAGAACCACAAGGAAGGGCCGATTGTTCGCCGCTACCTGAAGTCGCTCTTCTCCCTGCGCTCCAACCAGTACCCGCATCGTATGTTGTTCTAAGCTGCTGTGAGCACACACCGCGGTGACACCCTCACCAAAATCCATCTAGGAGTTGTGCGTGTAAACAAAGTGTGGAACTGCAGGTCCTTGTCGGAACttaccaacaacaaccacaacaacaacaccagttGAGTTGGGCGGGCAGAGAGCTGAGGACGCATGAAGCTCTTTTATTACTTTATAATAATACATCCCACTGCTGAAAGTGCGCCAGAGTAACggataataaaatttaaagattGTATCTTTAAATCAGAACCACGTATTTTGTTATTACTGGCACCGGGTGTAGGGGAAGATGTAAACCATAGTGGACAAGGATGAATCATCTTTGGGATGGGAAAGGAGTTATATTTTATCTTCTATTTCGGACTATTAGATTGTTTACTTTCTTTCAGAACAACCGCCTACATGTCCTTAATGTTCTTCTCGTTTGGTTCGTACATAGCTTTCAGCAAGGTGAAGTAGGAGAAGGAGCTGCTTAAAATctggaaaacaaatattcaggtttctaaatttttttttaccaccaaGCGAAGCTTGTTATCGGCCGGTCTATCTTACCTTGGAGTAACTGGCCAAAGACACGATCGAGAATTTCAATGCAGTTAGCTTTTGCAGTTTTGTTGAACGCATCATTACGAAGAGAAGTGACCGTTGGTAAGACTGCGAGGCACCAATCCAATGTCCTTCGAAGGCACTGTATGGTATTTGATCACTCTGCAAAGGGGAAAAGCTCTGAAATCTCTGAATTCCTCTTCACTTTAGCTTGACTACATACCGCAACGATCAGTTTGTTACCATAGTAACACAACAGGAATACCTGAACCAGCGAGGAGACTAAAAAAAGCACGAATTTAAAAAGATCTGCAGCGGAGATCCCCGCCGTAGCCTGGAATCCGACCAAACAGATTATAACCGAGCTGCCGAGAAAGTTAACCAGTAGTGATGGCGAGAAGATGCTCTCGAGTTCGTTGCTCAACTCAATCACACTCTGATGGATACGAACACATCCGTTCAGCTCTTCGTGGTCATCCGGAAGGGCGTGCTTCAACCGATACGCCACGATGTCAAACTGGAGGCAAAGCAGTAGGATGATGGCACAAAACATGAGATCGGTGGAAAGGTTAAACACGGCCGAATCGAAGCCACCCCAGTTCTGGTGCAGAAAGGTCAGCTCGAAGTACCCGGACTGGTGCCAATCGTACCAGTACCACATGAAGTACGGTAGTTGCTTCTGCCAGCTACCATCCGTGTAGTACCCGACGACCATGGAAACCAGCGGCAGCAGGTTAAATATCCAGATCAGTATCATGTAAAGGACGGAGAACGATTTCATCACGACCTGCGACTCCCGATTGTACTGGAACACCCCGTAGCGTGTTTGGAGGGCGGCCGTCTTGGGGAACATCTCTTCCAGGCGACGAAGGATATCGACCAGCTTAGCCTCGTGCAGCTTGATCGTCATGATCTTTACGAACGAGAGAGCTGTGAAGCCCATGCACGGTGCCAGGGCGGTCAGTTGCAGGAAGTTGGTAAAGTTTCCGGCCGCCTTTACGAAGTAGATGTGCTCGATGATCAGA from Anopheles coustani chromosome 3, idAnoCousDA_361_x.2, whole genome shotgun sequence harbors:
- the LOC131260877 gene encoding small ribosomal subunit protein uS3, which encodes MYNSVSKKRRFVANGMFRAELNEFLTRELAEDGYSGVEVRVTPTRTEIIIMATRTQNVLGEKGRRIRELTAVVQKRFEFAPGTVELYAEKVATRGLCAIAQAESLRYKLIGGLAVRRACYGVLRFIMESGAKGCEVVVSGKLRGQRAKSMKFVDGLMIHSGDPVNDYVDSATRHVLLRQGVLGIKVKIMLPWDPNGKIGPKKPLPDNVSVVEPKEEIMYSMPRSEPKFKVAELNEVPAEVVAEA
- the LOC131260788 gene encoding uncharacterized protein LOC131260788, with the translated sequence MAPTETKAAAPAKTAKAPKTAKKPKKGRKFTNSLLADGVRRYSKGKLAQRTKLYQLKNVKTKPMKKSEKPPKTRKRAVYIVKIAKDGKEHKVLVRKNKANLPTKRVARKRPSKQLFRNHKRYTRDSLVRGRVLILVAGRHKGKRVVLLKVLKTGLLLVTGPFELNGCPMRRINQNYVIATKTRLNLKKLRMPKHINDRYFRRVLPKKEPRGERDIFAKKEFKYVASEQRKEDQKAVDKVVLNAVKNHKEGPIVRRYLKSLFSLRSNQYPHRMLF
- the LOC131260337 gene encoding odorant receptor 85b-like, which gives rise to MPLDESHFSVSSRATTAAPSSLCVLFVLVHAIISILSFLSAASSFFSLLLTLLGPFSLKIENLVRFESFIRVPEIFFTLIGVARYGEPKGTVQAHLKRVLFWSSYANTFFCLIIEHIYFVKAAGNFTNFLQLTALAPCMGFTALSFVKIMTIKLHEAKLVDILRRLEEMFPKTAALQTRYGVFQYNRESQVVMKSFSVLYMILIWIFNLLPLVSMVVGYYTDGSWQKQLPYFMWYWYDWHQSGYFELTFLHQNWGGFDSAVFNLSTDLMFCAIILLLCLQFDIVAYRLKHALPDDHEELNGCVRIHQSVIELSNELESIFSPSLLVNFLGSSVIICLVGFQATAGISAADLFKFVLFLVSSLVQVFLLCYYGNKLIVASDQIPYSAFEGHWIGASQSYQRSLLFVMMRSTKLQKLTALKFSIVSLASYSKILSSSFSYFTLLKAMYEPNEKNIKDM